The Kluyveromyces lactis strain NRRL Y-1140 chromosome B complete sequence genome contains a region encoding:
- the RRS1 gene encoding ribosome biogenesis protein RRS1 (similar to uniprot|Q08746 Saccharomyces cerevisiae YOR294W RRS1 Essential protein that binds ribosomal protein L11 and is required for nuclear export of the 60S pre-ribosomal subunit during ribosome biogenesis mouse homolog shows altered expression in Huntington's disease model mice) — protein sequence MSTTKYSERPVTVEKAIPVTYDLGNLAVFDTNVLDRNDFDSSNAARESNIKDLTRDNVQLLINQILSLPIRATTESAGGSSGQSSSMTLVQLPEPTTELPREKPLPKPKAPTKWEQFAAKKGIKPKERSGKMIYDEAAGEWVPKWGYKGSNKELDDQWLVEVDDKVQGTEDELIDPRTLNRAERKRLIKKNQLQQKRNLKNQVK from the coding sequence ATGTCTACAACAAAGTACAGCGAACGCCCAGTAACGGTTGAAAAGGCTATTCCAGTCACATACGATTTGGGTAACCTAGCAGTGTTTGACACAAACGTGTTGGATAGGAACGATTTTGATTCATCCAATGCTGCTCGTGAAAGTAACATAAAAGATTTGACCCGTGATAACGTGCAGTTGTTGATCAACCagattctttctcttcctATCAGAGCTACCACAGAATCTGCAGGTGGATCCAGTGGACAATCCTCATCTATGACTTTAGTACAGTTACCAGAGCCAACAACAGAGCTACCAAGAGAAAAACCACTACCTAAGCCTAAGGCACCAACTAAATGGGAACAATTTGCTGCCAAGAAGGGTATCAAGCCAAAGGAAAGATCCGGGAAGATGATTTACGACGAGGCAGCTGGTGAATGGGTTCCAAAATGGGGTTACAAAGGTTCCAACAAAGAACTTGACGACCAATGGTTGGTCGAGGTGGACGACAAGGTCCAGGGTACCGAAGACGAGTTGATTGACCCAAGAACTTTGAACAGAGCcgaaagaaagagattgataaagaagaaccagttgcaacagaaaagaaacttgaagaaCCAAGTGAAATAA